One Candidatus Chazhemtobacterium aquaticus genomic window, CTTCTCGATTCTCTTCCAGTCACCCTTCGCCTTCTTAATCTCTTCAAAAATCAACTCTGCATCTACTAACACCTGGTCATCCTTGATGATTAACTTTGTTTTGGCCATATTATTTTCACTAATTATTAGCTCTATTTGTATCCAACTGGTACCTCAGTCAACACCACTCCCAAACTCATCCTTCTATTCTCCTTATCCAACATCTCTACATACACATCTACTTCCTCGCCAACCTTAAACTCTCTTCCTGCAGGCATCTTACTTATATGAATCAAGCCATCAATCCCAGCCTCAAAATTCACAAATACTCCAAAAGGCGCTAGTCTTACCACCGTACCCTTGTGCTGAGTTCCTTCAGCATAGTTTTTCTCAATTGATTGCCATGGATCATTAGCTAATCTCTTGACTGACAAGTTAAGCTTACTCGTATCTTCCTCAATTCCAATCACTTGAACCTTCACCTTATCCCCTACTTTGTAGTATTTGTTTGGATCATCAACCTTCTCCCAACTAATCTCACTAATATGAATCAAGCCTTCCAGCTTACCCTGATCCTCATCCTTATCATCACTAATCTCTACCTTAATAGTCACAAACACTCCAAACGGCATGATTCCACTCACTACACCTTCTAACACATCACCCTTCTTAATCTTCTTTAAGGCCTCACCCTTCTTAGCAATCTCACCTGCCTCAGACACAATCTTCTCGCTAAAAATCAACCTGTTTTGCTCTCTGTCTACCTCAATTACTTGAGCTTTAAATGTCTTATCAATCAACTTATCCATCTTGCCCAGGTATTCCTGGCTAAACTGCGACGCTGGCACAAACCCTCTCATCCCATCTACCAACACAATCAATCCTCCCTTGTTCGTCTCAAGACCCTTAATCTCAATTGGTTTACCTGTCTCCAACCACTCACTGAACAACTCCCATCTCTTGTCATCAGCTGCCTGGCGCAAACTTAGCAAGATCTGACCTTGATCATTCTCTGGGTTTTTCACAAACACCTCAATCTCATCCCCGACACTTAAAGTCTGAATCAACGCTGCTGCTGCCTCTGCTTCTTTATCGATTACTAGCCCTTCAGTTTTTGCCCCAATATCAACCAACACCAATCTTTTCCTTACCTCAGTCACCATACCCTTAATCACATCACCTCTCTTGGGTACATTTAACTGATACCCAGTTTTAGCCAACAACTCATCCATCGACTTAAATCCTTTCGACTTAGAAACAACCTTCTCTTTCTTGGTGATTTTTTTAGAGTTCTTTTTTACCACCTCTTTCTTTCCTTTTTTTAAGGCAGAACTCTTTCGCTTAGTAGCCAACTCTAATTATTAACCTATCTTTAAGCAGACAGGTCATGTAAATTACTTGATAACAATAGCCGTCATTTTATCACACCTCTAGGCTCAAGCACAATCACCGCTATCCAATCACCCCACCACCCAGTAGTTCATCACCTTCATAAAACACCGCCGCCTGACCTGCCGCCACTCCTCTCTGTGGTTCATCAAGCTCAACTCTCATTTTCTCACCACTCCACTCTCCTCTTGCTCCAATCAATTTGCCCCCATGCCGAATTCTTACCCTAAAACCATCCTCACTTACTCTCTTACTCCACACCCAGCTTAAATCACTAACCATCAAACTCTCCCTATATGTCTCAGCCCCAAACCCAACCACCAACCTATTGTTCTTTACATCCTTGTCCACTACATAAAAAACCGGAATCTCTCCTCCGAACTTTTTCTGAAAATTAGCACTCACTTGCCAACCACCTCTCTGGCCAATTGTGTAAAACCAAACACCCCTGTGCTTACCCACTACTCTTCCGCTTGTATCCACTACCTCGCCTTCATTATCCTGCAGCCTCCTATGCAAAAACTCGCTTATATCTACATCCCCCACAAAACATATCCCCTGACTATCTTTCTTATCCGCCACTGGCAAACCAACCTCACTCGCAATTTTTCTCACCTCTTTTTTCTCATAACTCCCCAAGGGAAACATTGCCCGACCCAACTCCTCCTGACCCAATCGGTACAGAAAATAGGTCTGGTCCTTCCATTTATCCTTAGGCATAAACAAACCCCATCTTGTCTGATCCTCTTCCTCAACTTTCCTGACCTCTGCATAATGACCAGTCGCTATCTTGTCAAAACCCTCGCTTCTCGCCCACTCCAAAAACATACCAAACTTTATCTCACTGTTACACCAAACATCCGGGTTTGGTGTCAAACCCTTAGCATAATCATCATAAAACCGATCAATCACCCTCTCCTTGTACTCCTTTTGAAAGTCTAACACCCCAAAGGGTATCTCTAATGCCATTGCCACTTTTAAAGCATCCTGACGGTCCCTCGATGCTTTACACCCCGGTCCTTCATCCCAACACACCAGGTGCACACCAACTACATCATATCCCTCACGTTTAAGCAGATAAGCGCTCACCGCACTATCCACCCCACCGCTTAATCCGACAGCTACTTTTTCGCGACTCATGGGCACAATTATACTACTCCTAGCCTCACATAGCCACCACTTTTATCATCTCTGCCGCCACATTCACACCCGTTCTCTTCTCAAAATACTTAAACTGAGCCGTTCTGTTTATCTCCAATACCACCCAATCCTGCTTCTCCTCGTCCCAAGCTACGTCTAAACCTGCATAATCAATCGCAAACAACTCACACGCCCTCAAACACAACTCTCTAAGCCTCCTCATCTTTTTCTCACTTAATTTAACCAACTTACCTTCCTCACCCTCATATTTACTCTTCTGTCTATGTCTCATCTCACCTAAATACTTACCTCCCACCACAATACAGCGATACCACTGTTTTATCTTCAACTTTGGCTGCACCAACACCTCTCCCGTCTTGTATCCTTTCATCACCTCCTCAAATCCAT contains:
- a CDS encoding 30S ribosomal protein S1 — translated: MATKRKSSALKKGKKEVVKKNSKKITKKEKVVSKSKGFKSMDELLAKTGYQLNVPKRGDVIKGMVTEVRKRLVLVDIGAKTEGLVIDKEAEAAAALIQTLSVGDEIEVFVKNPENDQGQILLSLRQAADDKRWELFSEWLETGKPIEIKGLETNKGGLIVLVDGMRGFVPASQFSQEYLGKMDKLIDKTFKAQVIEVDREQNRLIFSEKIVSEAGEIAKKGEALKKIKKGDVLEGVVSGIMPFGVFVTIKVEISDDKDEDQGKLEGLIHISEISWEKVDDPNKYYKVGDKVKVQVIGIEEDTSKLNLSVKRLANDPWQSIEKNYAEGTQHKGTVVRLAPFGVFVNFEAGIDGLIHISKMPAGREFKVGEEVDVYVEMLDKENRRMSLGVVLTEVPVGYK
- the mnmA gene encoding tRNA 2-thiouridine(34) synthase MnmA, with protein sequence MSREKVAVGLSGGVDSAVSAYLLKREGYDVVGVHLVCWDEGPGCKASRDRQDALKVAMALEIPFGVLDFQKEYKERVIDRFYDDYAKGLTPNPDVWCNSEIKFGMFLEWARSEGFDKIATGHYAEVRKVEEEDQTRWGLFMPKDKWKDQTYFLYRLGQEELGRAMFPLGSYEKKEVRKIASEVGLPVADKKDSQGICFVGDVDISEFLHRRLQDNEGEVVDTSGRVVGKHRGVWFYTIGQRGGWQVSANFQKKFGGEIPVFYVVDKDVKNNRLVVGFGAETYRESLMVSDLSWVWSKRVSEDGFRVRIRHGGKLIGARGEWSGEKMRVELDEPQRGVAAGQAAVFYEGDELLGGGVIG